In Synechococcus sp. KORDI-100, a single window of DNA contains:
- the nuoH gene encoding NADH-quinone oxidoreductase subunit NuoH, whose translation MSPGLDLELSFSQALQGLGLSAEAARLLWLPLPMLLVLVAAVVGVLVSVWLERKISAAVQQRIGPEYAGALGILQPLADGLKLLVKEDIIPARADSLLFTLGPVLVVVPVIVSWLIIPFGQNLLISNVGVGIFLWIAFSSIQPIGLLMSGYASNNKYSLLGGLRAAAQSISYEIPLALAVLAIVMMSNSLSTVDIVGQQTGAGILSWNVWRQPVGFLIFWICALAECERLPFDLPEAEEELVAGYQTEYAGMKFALFYLAGYINLVLSAVLVSVLYLGGWGFPIPVEWLAGWLGQPIDAPVVQVITGSVGIVMTVLKAYLLVFVAILLRWSTPRVRIDQLLDLGWKFLLPLSLVNLLVTAALKLAFPVAFGG comes from the coding sequence GTGAGTCCGGGACTGGACCTCGAACTGAGCTTCAGCCAGGCATTGCAGGGACTTGGGCTGTCGGCTGAGGCAGCACGTCTGCTCTGGCTGCCCCTTCCCATGCTGCTGGTGCTGGTCGCCGCCGTGGTCGGCGTGCTGGTGTCGGTGTGGCTGGAACGCAAGATTTCCGCTGCTGTCCAGCAGCGGATCGGCCCTGAATATGCGGGCGCCCTCGGCATTCTTCAGCCACTGGCCGATGGTCTCAAGCTGTTGGTGAAAGAGGACATCATTCCGGCGAGGGCTGACAGCCTGCTGTTCACCCTGGGTCCGGTGCTGGTGGTTGTGCCGGTGATCGTCTCCTGGCTGATCATTCCCTTCGGTCAGAACCTGCTGATCAGCAATGTCGGCGTGGGGATCTTTCTCTGGATCGCCTTCAGCAGCATCCAACCGATCGGTTTGCTGATGAGCGGCTATGCCTCGAACAACAAATATTCCCTGCTGGGGGGTCTGAGAGCCGCCGCCCAGTCGATCAGCTACGAGATCCCTCTGGCTCTCGCGGTCTTGGCCATCGTGATGATGAGCAATTCCCTCAGCACCGTCGACATCGTCGGGCAACAGACTGGGGCAGGGATCCTCAGCTGGAACGTCTGGCGGCAGCCGGTTGGCTTCCTGATCTTCTGGATCTGTGCTCTGGCCGAATGCGAACGACTGCCGTTCGATCTCCCTGAGGCGGAGGAGGAGCTGGTGGCTGGGTATCAGACCGAGTACGCCGGTATGAAATTCGCCCTGTTCTATCTGGCGGGGTACATCAATCTGGTGCTCTCAGCTGTCTTGGTCTCCGTTCTCTACCTGGGGGGATGGGGGTTTCCAATTCCCGTTGAGTGGCTTGCCGGTTGGCTCGGGCAGCCGATTGACGCCCCTGTCGTTCAGGTGATCACAGGGTCCGTCGGCATTGTGATGACCGTGTTGAAAGCGTATCTGCTGGTGTTTGTGGCCATCCTTCTGCGCTGGAGCACCCCCCGGGTTCGCATCGATCAACTGCTCGATCTCGGCTGGAAATTCCTGCTGCCCCTCTCACTGGTCAATCTCCTGGTGACGGCGGCATTGAAGCTGGCGTTCCCAGTCGCTTTTGGTGGCTGA
- a CDS encoding citrate synthase, which produces MAQQQSGELRHARTGIELRPGLDGVPATQSAICDIDGQQGLLTYRGFPIAELATNSSFLETAFLLIWGELPTRDQLAGFEHQVQMHRRVSFRVRDMMKCFPATGHPMDALQSSAASLGLFYSRRAIDDPQYIYDAVVRLIAKIPTMVAAFQLIRKGQDPIQPRDDLAYSANFLYMLTEREPDPLAARIFDRCLILHAEHSLNASTFSARVTASTLTDPYAVVASAVGTLAGPLHGGANEDVLAMLEQIGSPENAGAYLDDAIAAKRKIMGFGHREYKVKDPRAVILQTLAEEMFARFGHDALYDVARAVEQEAESRLGAKGIYPNVDFYSGLVYRKLGIPRDLFTPVFAISRVAGWLAHWREQLGANRIFRPSQIYSGSEPRAWIPINERPQASAA; this is translated from the coding sequence GTGGCTCAGCAGCAGTCGGGCGAACTGCGCCATGCGCGCACCGGGATTGAGCTCCGTCCAGGCCTTGATGGCGTTCCAGCCACCCAGTCGGCGATTTGCGACATCGATGGACAACAGGGCCTGCTCACTTATCGCGGCTTTCCGATTGCAGAGCTGGCGACCAACAGCAGCTTTCTGGAAACCGCGTTTCTGCTGATTTGGGGTGAACTGCCGACCCGTGATCAGCTCGCTGGATTTGAGCATCAGGTGCAGATGCACCGTCGGGTCAGTTTCCGGGTCCGGGACATGATGAAGTGTTTCCCTGCGACCGGACATCCGATGGATGCCCTCCAGTCCAGCGCAGCCTCACTGGGACTGTTCTACTCGCGTCGTGCCATCGATGATCCGCAGTACATCTATGACGCCGTCGTCCGCCTGATCGCGAAGATTCCCACCATGGTCGCGGCCTTCCAGTTGATCCGGAAAGGCCAGGACCCGATTCAACCCCGTGATGATCTGGCCTACTCGGCCAACTTCCTGTACATGCTCACCGAGCGGGAACCGGATCCCCTGGCCGCCAGGATTTTTGACCGCTGTCTGATTCTTCATGCGGAGCACAGTCTCAACGCCAGCACCTTCAGTGCTCGGGTCACGGCCAGCACCCTGACCGATCCCTATGCGGTTGTGGCATCCGCTGTTGGCACCCTTGCCGGACCTCTCCATGGCGGCGCCAATGAGGACGTTCTGGCGATGCTCGAGCAGATCGGGTCCCCCGAAAACGCCGGTGCTTATCTCGATGACGCCATCGCGGCGAAACGGAAGATCATGGGATTCGGCCACAGGGAATACAAAGTGAAGGACCCCCGTGCGGTGATCCTGCAAACACTTGCGGAAGAGATGTTTGCCCGTTTCGGACACGATGCGCTTTATGACGTCGCCCGCGCCGTCGAGCAGGAAGCGGAGTCACGCCTTGGTGCCAAGGGGATCTATCCGAACGTCGATTTCTACTCGGGCCTGGTTTACCGAAAGCTGGGTATTCCAAGGGATCTGTTCACCCCTGTCTTTGCCATTTCACGGGTGGCCGGATGGTTGGCCCACTGGCGTGAGCAGCTGGGTGCGAACCGCATCTTCCGTCCTTCACAGATCTATTCAGGTTCTGAACCTCGCGCTTGGATCCCCATCAATGAGCGTCCTCAGGCTTCGGCCGCTTAA